A genomic segment from Treponema sp. Marseille-Q3903 encodes:
- a CDS encoding CHAT domain-containing tetratricopeptide repeat protein, protein MKLKKLFTGLIILLIFNFSTFTQTSDEAYSLYSKGNEYFNNQDYNNALNYYLKAIPIYEKVYGKNHIYTNDVYFFTGLTYYNKVDYQQALTWLNKALKFYSSTNGDKESEANTLIFIGNIYYDYSDFENALNYYNKSLDIIISLFGENYKEVATCYSDIGMVYGAKGDHLTAINYYNKALNIYKKTYSEDNLKTAACYFNIGVENYYAGKYEDAFYNYSKSLEIRKKISGEFDYDVANTIINLASIYSDYQMFDDALDLFEYADKILTELNANFYSSYYAILYNQLGCLYYAKSDYPKALDNWKKALDINLKLYGNTENTGVAYSNIGQVYQGMGDYSRAIANYEAANSIFIKLFGNVHPRIATTNKALGRLYISQGDYDSAFKMYTQAADIFTKFYGEKHSDVARCYLGMGDACENKGDYLLALEYFRKCMNTLIDIYGVETTDVADAYDRIAGIYEIYQEYEDAEALYKAALNVYINQCGEKSAKASTEYYMLGCHYAIINDYKKAIENFRNCYEGYKVSTNYNQIISVLTTILKNSRTDGFDTNIDFIRETIALAIDTIERARLDMTSIKSQLLKDSLYIYYFGVDFETRNNNPEKALEYSEMLRSRGFLDQIGLERAINLDGVSESERDEIKKLIQQIDISRNEIEKQNNISKNERDSKKLIEAEKNLSTSEKSLSKLDEKISKRIPAYAQLRNPQPPKANEIKKWCGKNRAIIEYVLYEPETENNESFAYCIIATNKNITTVCLDPKYDYNTTINILRDAITHRPIKSEVTFEKQRNELYEKLINPVLPHLKGCKDILIVTDGNLSFLPFDILRENSDSPEFGKKYSIGISPSISVSMIADSIKTSNKDTLLFGGAWYDKSLSEEEHNQTLRGTGKRGFDRSFATVESQTKLSAEALQELIKNEGSAKYYEQKKLNWRDLPGTIVEIETLQKSTFTKAKVETQKIASEANLKSMSKNGSLANYSILHFACHGYYDSDLSEMSSVLFSEVSGKISDSTDDGYLTIGEASSLNLNAQMVCLSACQTGLGEVKKGEGMVGLSRAFMVAGSKNVGVTLWSVDDAATAEFMTRMYKKVKSGMSYSEAYRKVKNEFRNSDDYNHPYYWAAFVLYE, encoded by the coding sequence ATGAAATTAAAGAAACTATTTACTGGCCTTATAATTCTTTTAATTTTCAATTTTTCTACTTTTACACAAACATCTGATGAAGCTTATTCGCTTTATTCAAAAGGAAATGAATATTTTAACAATCAGGATTATAACAATGCTCTAAATTATTATCTTAAAGCAATTCCTATTTATGAAAAAGTATATGGTAAAAACCATATTTATACTAACGATGTTTATTTTTTTACAGGATTAACATATTACAATAAAGTTGATTATCAACAAGCTTTAACATGGCTTAATAAAGCTTTAAAATTTTACAGTTCTACAAATGGTGATAAAGAAAGCGAAGCAAATACTTTAATTTTTATTGGAAATATTTATTATGATTACTCTGATTTTGAAAATGCATTAAATTATTATAATAAATCTCTTGATATTATAATTTCACTCTTTGGCGAAAACTATAAAGAAGTTGCAACTTGTTATAGCGATATAGGAATGGTATATGGCGCAAAAGGAGACCATTTAACAGCAATAAATTATTACAATAAAGCTTTGAATATTTATAAGAAAACATATTCAGAGGATAACTTAAAAACAGCAGCATGTTATTTTAATATCGGTGTAGAAAATTATTATGCAGGAAAATATGAAGATGCTTTTTATAATTATTCAAAATCATTAGAAATCAGAAAAAAAATATCTGGTGAATTTGATTATGATGTCGCAAATACAATAATAAATCTTGCTTCAATTTATTCAGACTACCAAATGTTCGATGATGCATTAGATTTATTTGAATATGCTGATAAAATATTAACTGAACTTAATGCAAATTTTTATTCATCATATTATGCAATTTTATATAATCAACTTGGTTGCTTGTATTATGCAAAATCAGATTATCCAAAAGCTCTTGATAATTGGAAAAAAGCTCTAGATATTAATTTAAAACTATATGGTAATACTGAAAACACCGGTGTAGCATATTCAAATATTGGACAAGTATATCAAGGAATGGGTGACTATTCTCGGGCAATTGCTAATTATGAAGCAGCAAATTCTATATTCATAAAACTCTTTGGTAATGTACATCCAAGAATTGCTACCACAAATAAAGCTTTGGGAAGACTTTATATTTCACAAGGTGATTATGATTCAGCTTTTAAAATGTATACTCAGGCTGCTGATATATTTACAAAGTTTTATGGAGAAAAACATTCTGATGTTGCAAGATGTTACCTAGGAATGGGCGATGCTTGCGAGAATAAAGGTGATTATTTATTAGCTCTAGAGTATTTTCGTAAATGCATGAATACTTTAATTGACATATACGGAGTTGAAACTACAGATGTTGCAGATGCATATGATAGAATTGCAGGTATATATGAAATTTATCAAGAGTACGAAGATGCTGAAGCTTTATATAAAGCAGCTCTAAATGTTTATATAAACCAATGCGGAGAAAAATCCGCAAAAGCATCTACAGAATATTATATGCTTGGATGTCATTATGCCATTATTAATGACTATAAAAAAGCAATTGAAAATTTTAGAAATTGCTATGAAGGATATAAAGTTAGTACAAATTACAATCAAATTATTTCTGTACTTACTACGATTTTAAAAAATTCACGTACAGATGGATTTGATACAAATATTGATTTCATTAGGGAAACTATCGCTTTAGCAATTGATACAATTGAACGTGCAAGATTAGATATGACTTCTATAAAATCACAATTACTAAAAGATTCATTATATATTTATTATTTTGGTGTTGATTTTGAAACAAGAAATAATAATCCAGAAAAAGCATTAGAATATTCTGAAATGCTTAGAAGTAGAGGCTTCCTTGATCAAATTGGTCTTGAGAGAGCTATTAATCTTGATGGTGTTTCAGAATCTGAACGTGATGAAATTAAAAAATTAATACAACAAATAGATATTTCAAGAAATGAGATTGAAAAACAAAATAATATATCAAAAAACGAAAGAGATTCTAAGAAATTAATTGAAGCGGAAAAAAATCTATCAACATCAGAGAAATCACTTTCTAAACTTGATGAAAAAATTAGTAAAAGAATACCGGCTTATGCCCAATTAAGAAATCCACAGCCTCCAAAAGCAAATGAGATAAAAAAATGGTGTGGAAAAAACAGGGCAATAATTGAATATGTTCTTTATGAACCAGAAACAGAAAATAATGAAAGTTTTGCATATTGTATAATTGCTACAAATAAAAATATTACTACAGTTTGTCTTGATCCGAAATACGATTATAATACTACAATTAATATCTTAAGGGATGCAATTACACACAGACCAATAAAATCAGAAGTAACTTTTGAAAAACAAAGAAACGAATTATATGAAAAACTTATAAATCCTGTTTTACCACATTTAAAAGGCTGTAAAGATATATTAATCGTAACAGACGGAAATTTATCATTTTTACCTTTTGATATTCTTAGAGAAAATTCTGACTCTCCAGAATTTGGAAAAAAATACTCTATAGGGATATCTCCATCAATTTCTGTCAGTATGATTGCTGATTCAATAAAAACATCTAATAAAGATACTTTATTGTTTGGTGGAGCGTGGTATGACAAATCATTATCAGAGGAGGAGCATAACCAAACATTACGAGGAACTGGGAAGCGTGGTTTTGATAGAAGTTTTGCGACTGTAGAAAGTCAAACAAAACTTTCTGCGGAAGCTTTACAGGAACTCATAAAAAATGAAGGATCTGCAAAATACTATGAACAGAAAAAATTAAACTGGCGTGATTTACCAGGAACAATTGTTGAGATTGAAACCCTTCAAAAAAGTACATTTACAAAAGCTAAAGTTGAAACACAGAAAATAGCAAGTGAAGCAAATCTTAAATCAATGTCAAAAAATGGAAGTCTCGCAAATTATTCGATTTTACATTTCGCTTGTCATGGATATTATGATTCTGATTTAAGTGAAATGTCCAGTGTCCTTTTCTCTGAGGTATCAGGAAAAATTAGTGATTCGACTGATGATGGTTATTTAACTATCGGAGAAGCATCTTCATTAAATCTTAATGCACAAATGGTTTGTCTTTCTGCTTGCCAAACAGGTCTTGGTGAAGTAAAAAAAGGAGAAGGAATGGTTGGTCTTTCTCGTGCATTTATGGTAGCTGGTTCTAAAAATGTCGGAGTAACTCTTTGGAGTGTAGATGATGCAGCAACAGCTGAATTCATGACTAGAATGTATAAAAAAGTAAAAAGCGGAATGTCGTACTCTGAGGCATATCGTAAAGTAAAAAATGAATTCCGTAATAGTGATGATTATAACCACCCATATTATTGGGCTGCATTTGTTCTTTATGAATAA
- a CDS encoding ribonuclease III domain-containing protein: MNFSEQQSIINSQREIEEKIGYSFGTNRRLLVQAFTRKSFAEENEGIEDNEVLEFYGDQLVNTIMTKWMFDSFSQYSGSFQNDYYYSKKNEAELSEIRASYINKSALAHCIRILQLEYFLLLGKGDIKKEIWNNDKVLCDLFEAIIGAIAVHSATRTSNGYKWNYDIIEKSCKKMWDMLDIKEDYVEELECLCEEMDIDYPKYIPQPVYLTPSGQEYRCKIELYNDDGNCFKSLEASGNSKVVAQLNAAQAAINYLVGSQIKTELQNATPENALELLNVLFLRKQIAKPEFNFPSCKNEDGNQVWTCECYITTFENLPGYKEHGIDTGYTKQEAKQNAAYDLICWYLDKPNENRIWICPVCGAENSYDTRICTTCYEGEN; encoded by the coding sequence ATGAATTTTAGTGAACAACAATCAATTATCAATTCTCAAAGAGAAATCGAAGAAAAAATCGGTTACAGTTTCGGGACAAACCGTCGTTTATTAGTACAGGCCTTTACAAGAAAATCTTTTGCCGAAGAAAATGAAGGAATCGAGGATAACGAAGTTCTTGAATTTTACGGAGATCAGCTTGTAAACACCATTATGACAAAATGGATGTTTGACTCATTCAGCCAATACTCTGGCAGTTTTCAAAATGATTATTATTATTCTAAAAAAAATGAAGCTGAACTTTCTGAAATACGTGCCAGTTATATTAATAAATCTGCGTTGGCGCATTGTATAAGAATTCTTCAGCTAGAGTATTTTCTTCTGCTTGGCAAAGGTGATATAAAAAAAGAAATCTGGAATAATGATAAAGTTCTTTGCGATTTATTCGAAGCAATCATTGGTGCTATTGCTGTGCATTCAGCCACCCGTACATCAAATGGCTATAAATGGAATTATGATATTATAGAAAAGTCCTGTAAGAAAATGTGGGATATGTTAGATATCAAAGAAGACTATGTTGAAGAACTTGAATGTTTATGTGAAGAAATGGATATAGACTATCCAAAATATATTCCTCAACCAGTTTATCTTACCCCATCAGGACAAGAGTATCGTTGTAAAATTGAACTTTATAATGATGACGGAAATTGTTTTAAAAGTTTAGAAGCTTCCGGAAATTCAAAAGTAGTTGCACAATTAAATGCAGCACAAGCTGCAATAAACTATCTTGTAGGAAGTCAAATTAAAACTGAGCTTCAAAATGCAACTCCCGAAAATGCACTTGAATTATTAAATGTTCTTTTTTTAAGAAAACAAATTGCGAAACCAGAATTTAATTTTCCTTCTTGTAAAAATGAAGATGGTAATCAGGTCTGGACTTGTGAATGTTATATTACAACATTTGAAAATCTTCCAGGCTATAAAGAACATGGTATCGATACTGGTTATACAAAACAGGAAGCAAAACAAAATGCCGCCTATGATTTAATTTGCTGGTACTTAGATAAACCAAATGAAAATCGTATATGGATTTGTCCGGTATGTGGTGCTGAAAATTCATATGATACAAGAATATGTACAACTTGTTACGAAGGCGAAAACTAA
- a CDS encoding NYN domain-containing protein: MENELGKIALLIDADNFKQINKIKPAILEISKYGKISLKRAYANWTKDQFSNWGEVLRNFAIKPIHQIDYVSGKNATDMALTIDAMDFLYNSDYDVFVIVSGDSDFTPLAIKLKESGKTVIGISAKGNTSEAFVSSCDNFIYTENLENETQETSTPEDDKEVTKKDKNLELQDLIKKAYDSKNDEEYVNVSIAGSYIKRVKPDFDIRNYGVKKLTDYLKKYPKLYDVKNRKSGNKLIFTYKIKES; the protein is encoded by the coding sequence ATGGAAAATGAATTAGGAAAAATTGCATTATTAATTGATGCAGATAATTTTAAACAAATAAATAAAATAAAACCTGCCATTCTTGAAATTTCTAAGTATGGCAAAATTTCATTAAAACGTGCTTATGCTAATTGGACAAAAGATCAGTTCAGTAATTGGGGCGAGGTACTTCGTAATTTTGCAATTAAGCCTATTCATCAAATTGATTATGTATCTGGAAAAAATGCAACAGATATGGCACTTACAATAGACGCAATGGATTTTCTATATAACTCAGATTACGATGTTTTTGTAATTGTTTCAGGTGACAGTGATTTTACTCCACTTGCAATTAAATTAAAGGAATCCGGTAAAACCGTAATTGGAATTAGTGCAAAAGGTAATACTTCAGAAGCGTTTGTCTCATCTTGTGATAATTTTATTTATACAGAAAATCTTGAAAATGAAACACAAGAAACTTCAACCCCAGAAGATGATAAAGAAGTCACGAAGAAAGATAAAAATCTTGAATTACAGGATTTAATCAAAAAAGCTTATGACAGTAAGAATGATGAAGAATATGTAAATGTTTCTATTGCCGGTTCTTATATAAAACGTGTAAAACCAGATTTTGATATTAGGAATTATGGTGTAAAAAAACTTACTGACTATTTGAAAAAATATCCTAAGCTTTATGATGTCAAAAATAGAAAATCTGGTAATAAATTAATATTTACTTATAAAATTAAAGAATCCTAA
- a CDS encoding phage/plasmid primase, P4 family, with amino-acid sequence MNETEFSKNERAVLEQIGLEMKANKYVSGEMQFTDLTNTLYFLRAYQDKIRYCITWDKFLVWNGTNWEIDYRGFVQERIPIFIHQMYRIQRYIPDPILKQDFEKHLIKSESFRKIQAIVGLLKMRPEIKTIEKEFDTDNYLFNVEGLTLNLKTGKAKEPNIKHLITKKSNFIYDKAADCPTWKTFLMQIFAKDMQLIRFIQKACGYALSGDVSEQCLFILFGTGANGKSTFLNVLLELFGDYGCSTGIETFIKKNKEQSNDLARLKGSRLVTTSEIEQGIPMSESLIKSVTGEDSLTARFLYGEYFSFKPTFKIFMATNHKPKIRGADNGIWRRIKMIPFDVTIPPEQRDKNLTEKLIAENAGILNWLIQGYAMWKKEGLGDADAVSKANEEYRMDMDAVGTFVNDCLEIDGSLSWRLHTKILYETYIKWCNKNNERVMSQKWLGLRMSEKGFKRLSTNGQRFWLGLSVKVEWRGIVK; translated from the coding sequence ATGAATGAAACTGAATTTTCTAAAAATGAAAGAGCTGTCCTCGAACAGATTGGACTTGAGATGAAGGCTAACAAATACGTAAGCGGTGAAATGCAGTTTACGGATTTGACGAATACGCTTTATTTTCTTCGGGCTTATCAGGATAAAATCCGCTACTGTATTACCTGGGATAAGTTTCTTGTGTGGAATGGGACCAACTGGGAGATTGATTACCGAGGCTTTGTGCAGGAACGTATTCCGATCTTCATTCACCAGATGTACAGAATTCAGCGTTATATTCCAGACCCGATTTTGAAGCAAGATTTTGAAAAGCATCTTATTAAAAGTGAAAGCTTCAGAAAGATACAGGCAATTGTGGGGCTTTTGAAAATGCGGCCGGAAATCAAGACAATTGAAAAAGAGTTTGATACGGATAACTATCTTTTTAATGTTGAGGGGCTGACGCTGAATCTTAAAACCGGAAAAGCTAAAGAGCCGAACATCAAGCATCTTATTACAAAGAAGAGCAATTTTATTTATGACAAGGCGGCGGACTGTCCGACTTGGAAAACTTTTTTGATGCAGATTTTTGCTAAGGATATGCAACTGATTCGTTTTATTCAAAAAGCCTGCGGCTATGCTTTGAGCGGTGATGTCAGCGAACAGTGTCTTTTTATTTTGTTTGGAACTGGTGCTAATGGTAAATCAACCTTTTTAAATGTGCTGCTTGAGCTTTTTGGTGACTACGGCTGCAGCACTGGTATTGAAACCTTTATCAAAAAGAATAAGGAACAGAGTAACGACCTGGCACGTCTTAAGGGTTCAAGGCTTGTTACTACCAGCGAGATTGAACAGGGAATCCCGATGAGTGAAAGCCTGATTAAAAGTGTTACGGGAGAAGATTCTTTGACGGCGCGCTTTTTGTACGGAGAGTATTTTTCTTTTAAGCCGACCTTTAAGATTTTTATGGCGACTAACCATAAGCCGAAAATCCGCGGAGCTGATAACGGTATCTGGCGACGTATTAAAATGATTCCTTTTGATGTAACGATTCCGCCGGAACAGAGGGATAAAAATCTTACTGAAAAGCTGATTGCAGAAAATGCCGGAATTTTGAACTGGCTTATCCAGGGATATGCGATGTGGAAAAAAGAAGGTCTTGGAGATGCGGATGCGGTTAGCAAGGCTAATGAGGAATATAGAATGGATATGGATGCGGTAGGAACTTTTGTAAATGACTGTCTTGAAATTGACGGATCTTTGAGCTGGCGGCTTCATACTAAGATTTTGTATGAGACTTATATCAAGTGGTGCAATAAAAACAATGAGCGGGTTATGTCGCAAAAGTGGCTGGGCTTACGGATGAGCGAGAAAGGCTTTAAGAGGTTGAGCACTAACGGACAGCGGTTTTGGCTGGGGCTGAGTGTGAAAGTGGAATGGCGAGGTATTGTAAAATGA
- a CDS encoding peptidoglycan endopeptidase, translating to MDNQNLRMRLMLEAEKEIVEGLTEAERYRYFLGRMQFLRYESGKENLISSDCSGSVCLALLLATGCAIRVTADALFKKYFTKKNPDKDDIQAAFFMTLYDRKLGSRLYKENEICHVAGLCGRDVVLNCVEPYSELRSLSDMKPWYNANDYRIIVRGLDREALQKASDDNVDLFGADYQFEQIRNAIDGACG from the coding sequence AATGAGACTGATGCTTGAAGCTGAAAAGGAAATTGTTGAAGGACTGACAGAAGCTGAACGCTACAGATATTTTCTTGGACGGATGCAATTTTTGCGTTATGAAAGCGGAAAGGAAAATCTGATCAGCTCAGACTGTTCGGGCTCGGTTTGTCTTGCTTTGCTGCTTGCAACCGGCTGCGCTATTCGTGTTACGGCGGATGCTTTGTTTAAGAAATATTTTACGAAGAAGAATCCGGACAAGGATGATATTCAGGCGGCTTTCTTTATGACGCTTTATGACAGAAAGCTTGGATCAAGACTGTACAAGGAAAATGAGATTTGCCATGTAGCCGGTCTTTGTGGCCGGGATGTTGTGCTTAACTGTGTGGAGCCTTATTCAGAGCTTAGAAGCTTGAGCGATATGAAGCCCTGGTACAACGCCAATGATTACAGAATCATTGTGCGCGGGCTGGACCGGGAAGCTTTGCAGAAAGCAAGTGATGACAATGTGGATTTGTTTGGAGCTGATTACCAGTTTGAGCAGATTCGTAATGCAATTGACGGAGCATGCGGATGA